CAGGGCTCGCTCCACGTTCGCCACGACCTGCTTGGTTTGCCCTTCGACGTCGTCGCCGACGAGCTTGCCCGTGACCGGATCGCGCGGCACCTGACCCGACACGAACACGAAGCCGCCGGCGCGGGCCGCCGGTGAGTATGCTCCCGCCGGCGGTGGGACGTCGTCACCGAGGCGGACGGGCTGCCACTGTCGCTCGCGCTGTATCATTCATCGTTCTCCGTTGATTGACCGACGTAACCGAGCCGCGCAATGCATCCAATCTCCGAACTCGAAACTCCGGTGCCGGTGGTGGACCTCGACCGGCTCGGCCGAAATCTCGACCGCGCGGCCGCATATGCAACCCAGCACGGTCTGTCGCTACGCCCGCACATCAAGACGCACAA
This window of the Gemmatimonadaceae bacterium genome carries:
- a CDS encoding RidA family protein, with amino-acid sequence MIQRERQWQPVRLGDDVPPPAGAYSPAARAGGFVFVSGQVPRDPVTGKLVGDDVEGQTKQVVANVERALRVAGAELSDVVSVIVYLADIDDWGRFNEAYKTLMPQPYPTRTALGANLRGILVEMSAVAFVGSRG